The following coding sequences are from one Osmia bicornis bicornis chromosome 2, iOsmBic2.1, whole genome shotgun sequence window:
- the LOC114872028 gene encoding uncharacterized protein LOC114872028 isoform X1, with translation MSNSLDSFLTRIGDVTIERVTPRSGSKPNETMMSNETSTNTNMNNVEPQTGNDESSEESSGETSDGEHEKKNDALQSEEIEEIRSEGSGDDMDLDETIDSQIGVRVEAEHQHHSQPEEDDDEPVNILDTLPLEGAPIEGQEVSEADLLGKPISKDTDDEGSIGHENDKHEGHSMEEENVESNKRHADSEHSDSAKKKQKKDDGNDGSASECETKAEKKLANMRRNIREVMDETQLDEATLSAQRQEMERLRRVQEQQRIIREVQRQIAINRQNNKTQTRVISLLQGKQNQAGTIISQSSSSSSPSAPVRLPNTVLLKVNSGSGTVSQTTSNMQASQIQRSVERSRWQKGRGAYQGAQTSISRVPSRPIGPNMLQQRIRMMTPSVSISPVVPKKEPMDRSEYYSDSEISDIEAEEALREKQMHTAKKMSAGPKSQKSAKGKDVVTISSSSESSDDDCIVLSDPSGEEETDNEDDPSNSGMHTNDRYNIPDEHGRVLINVGHPETEPDVYLAPQVARIIKPHQIGGIRFLFDNIVESIERYKTSSGFGCILAHSMGLGKTLQVASFCDIFFRCTTAKTVLCIMPINTLQNWLAEFNMWLPYEDPNAPEKLNKGSSVKSETGVELKQEIKDEYMNQSDVSNMSNMSNISRPISTESAHRFGQESTSQSMNIMPENPYAHQGYETHNVMPGYVQDNMLNKNMPDSQVHMNENYQNDLAQNTIYNTNPNSITNFDSMKSEVNCHGMHQRSNLPETKFGVENQNSGNMYPGLENRPQAPVYPGMESRNTNTMYHGAENHHESVYQNYDNSTNTFPNYANRPMQETDFESKKECFKNTATPLNPSEINVKKEPEETIKKEEGTCTTKEEVVNEEKKEIEKVKTPYSVDAPIGMEVRPRHFRLHILNDSHKTMTARARVIQDWQVGGGVLLIGYELYRQLSLKKPHKAKRKRGQPFKDTVDVEEEDKNKGLLDEMHSALVNPGPDLVICDEGHRIKNSHASISLALKQMRTKRRIVLTGYPLQNNLLEYWCMVDFVRPNYLGTKNEFCNMFERPIQNGQCIDSTPQDIRLMRYRAHVLHALLEGFVQRRSHSVLQVSLPRKEEYILLVRMTPHQRKLYDTFMNQVVKTRAVPNPLKAFAVCCKIWNHPDILYHFLRKRQANEEDDLDLEETIGEKSTPGGKRSKARQTKGESKKGKKTNTTIKNKPAASVQPNASSSSNADNAESDNSHATSKQNNYSNYPMSMNNSGYSNSVPQNSYSHGYQNYRSNDQTTYYRNDSNQGEYNEFYNNQGSQRYGNQSFQTYAQTPGYSTSQNYPNQSQNYMPNNEQSTNNHPQRYTATPANSDFRPDQSQGNNYEVPGMFSRQSYTYQDHGRNYAPNMNQGSNNYPQVQNQSSFQSQLPNQSPNMPLSDYSSYTPNQTQNYNSATGQTNPMYSRNETQPLQNSTLGYGASQQNQNSTSQTPTTGYLSNQPGQNTTSGQNRGFESNQQNQNITIQNSSHTYTGSQSQNMPLPNQSHNYPPQVNSNPSSQTSLAFNQQSSNSIPQNQSHSYMTNPTNQASIPQNQMRGYSTPAQNQMNIPQNSSSYPPSQSASNAPTQTHGYSQDQQGPVSNAQNTIHGYSHLVSPSAPQNQSSYPPTVQNQTGAPSGTNHTYSSNHQNSASMPQASAHRYGTSQQGQMPQSQNQPLSYSQNQQTSTSTLSQNDQLYPRADNQQQAQNYTPTANTSHEFSTDRQSGSSNTNSTNNYPVNQSQSQNTVLSSYPSDSTHQNQVGQMKGPEDAYWQRNYSQPFQTDQCNDPYYRDVNPNVNRYQNNYFPSQNYQNQSYDYSNNHNSDVNTRSDDTKPPQSTVHIQNSGQPEKNSKEMTTSVGVQSQPIHQSNLSTSSGYSSESNCQTPGSRSVQNISTIHSPRLNQNDLIKEEEKDKDDLLDKDKEEKSDDEILTKDEEKDCKSSPGVKEDPGIPYDWATELMKGYVPGLIDASAKMTIFFCILEEAIKLGDRVLAFSQSLFTLNLIEDFLARNSLKHPDGQTDAWIKNVNYYRLDGSTSALEREKLINEFNNNPKIHLFLVSTRAGSLGINLVGANRAIVFDASWNPCHDTQAVCRVYRYGQQKPCFVYRLVTDNCLERKIYDRQISKQGMADRVVDQCNPDAHLSLKEATTLSWDWEEDSQVQDFSQSKDSYTDEVMHRVLERHSSLLTKQPFHHESLLVDRKDKKLSQAEKRLARRGYELEKMAANCSRPSYNYVPGNTATRAGGLQIRAIRGGDSSTTSKPVASVRPMQQRGAEGLGSRGVTGSRWIPAEVWQRQGMSAQEMTLPLDVVIPTNSPDKGSIVLKAGQRVMVLKSPKGIYMQLESGKIIAIRTALKLNQQKRDEEPKKGVSSMVQRNSKPEVGFPLRNNSAISIIPKSSSSNPTNARSVNKPGGGPNYRPFADKEASKRPKPVATATAKPYLSQVNLTNQVSLSRLPKVKQEPVDHSALGENSNSSDGQVRTEQRVEEVRLEDVVAEVSSNTDYSPSSHNRMTNSDTDSSLQKSSEENSQVYSSDSVTAQGVQTQHDQTETELTSKIDKQCSPSIEKEVTKTSDTLANYGHAFQTQQEKRDTPNDEIIIEDPPQVPPQMQSQLSSQLPSQVPSQIPSQIPPQVPPQVSPQIPSQVPSQVLPQAPSQLPSQISQQVPPQISSQVQPQIPSQMPPQLSSQGPPQIPSQVLTQSTPSTPLSSLLSQQPSPSSMQVPPTPTLRGTEVPKGITDSTIGSSAPSVCTGTNTITSPKTVEPSMRETSIQSEPPNMPQGYPYAQYPRYYDYSDPRSRSLSTPYGTYFPGVPPHSTNSRLPIDTAKPQPDLGKPIEERTMMNVPPAYSQVPNTTAKTLANTTETKSTETIATTTVASAPSREDTHIPTAFSHPTSSRYPGPYPPGPYDPYTQHYPPTPASSAAYPPGVCDTGAPGYPTYGGPSYNTDYARMYTAFHGPPPPTDPYIHRGYAPPSSHPPNYYPPFPHPPPPYPNYSFLSPYPNPNMPSEPQPPAQ, from the exons ATGTCAAATAGTTTGGACAGTTTTTTAACACGTATTGGGGATGTCACTATAGAACGTGTGACTCCTCGTTCAGGCTCTAAGCCTAATGAAACAATGATGTCTAATGAAACTTCAACAAATACAAATATGAACAATGTAGAACCTCAAACAGGAAATGATGAAAGTTCAGAGGAATCTAGTGGTGAAACATCTGATGGAGAgcatgaaaagaaaaatgatgcATTACAATCggaagaaatagaagaaatacgGTCTGAAGGTTCAGGGGACGATATGGATTTGGATGAAACAATTGATTCACAAATTGGAGTAAGAGTGGAAGCAGAACATCAGCATCATTCTCAACCTGAAGAGGATGACGATGAACCAGTTAACATTTTGGATACTTTGCCATTGGAAG GAGCTCCAATAGAGGGCCAGGAAGTGTCAGAAGCAGATTTACTTGGAAAACCAATTTCAAAGGACACAGATGACGAAGGGAGCATAGGACATGAAAATGACAAACACGAAGGTCATTCtatggaagaagaaaatgtgGAAAGTAACAAGAGGCATGCTGATTCAGAACATTCTGATTCAGCTAAAAAGAAGCAGAAAAAAGATGATGGAAATGATGGATCTGCTTCAGAATGTgaaacaaaggcagaaaagaAGTTAGCAAACATGAGAAGAAATATTAGAGAAGTTATGGATGAAACTCAGCTTGATGAAGCCACTCTGTCAGCTCAGAGGCAAGAAATGGAACGTCTTCGACGAGTACAGGAGCAGCAAAGAATTATTCGCGAAGTACAAAGACAGATTGCAATAAATagacaaaataataaaacgcAAACAAGGGTAATCAGTCTTTTACAAGGAAAACAAAATCAAGCAGGTACTATTATTTCACAATCATCTTCGTCGTCATCTCCATCTGCACCAGTTCGTTTACCAAATACAGTGCTTCTTAAAGTAAATTCTGGATCTGGGACTGTATCTCAAACCACTTCTAATATGCAAGCAAGTCAAATACAAAGATCGGTAGAACGATCTCGTTGGCAAAAAGGTAGAGGTGCTTACCAAGGGGCACAGACATCAATTTCTAGAGTTCCAAGCCGTCCTATTGGTCCTAATATGTTACAACAAAGAATCCGAATGATGACTCCTTCCGTGAGCATATCACCCGTGGTCCCTAAGAAGGAACCTATGGATAGATCTGAATATTACTCAGATTCCGAAATTTCTGACATAGAAGCTGAAGAAGCTTTGCGGGAGAAACAAATGCATACCGCTAAAAAAATGTCAGCTGGACCGAAGTCCCAGAAATCAGCTAAAGGCAAAGACGTGGTTACAATATCTAGCTCTAGCGAAAGTTCGGATGATGATTGCATAGTTTTAAGTGATCCAAgtggagaagaagaaacagacAACGAAGATGATCCATCCAACTCCGGCATGCATACGAATGATAGATATAACATTCCAGATGAACATGGTAGAGTGTTAATTAATGTGGGTCATCCTGAAACTGAACCTGATGTATATTTAGCTCCACAGGTAGCTCGTATTATTAAACCTCATCAAATTGGTGGTATTCGCTTTCTTTTTGACAATATTGTTGAAAGTATTGAAAGATACAAAACTAGTTCTGGATTTGGTTGTATTCTAGCTCATAGTATGGGCTTAGGAAAAACTTTACAAGTTGCTAGCTtttgtgatattttttttcGATGTACTACAGCTAAAACAGTTCTTTGTATTATGCCTATTAATACTTTACAAAATTGGTTAGCGGAATTTAATATGTGGTTACCATACGAGGATCCAAATGCCCCAGAAAAACTTAACAAGGGCTCAAGTGTTAAATCAGAAACTGGTGTAGAACTTAAACAAGAAATTAAAGATGAATATATGAATCAGAGTGATGTATCAAATATGTCGAATATGTCGAATATATCAAGGCCTATTAGTACGGAGTCAGCTCATCGTTTCGGGCAAGAAAGTACATCTCAATCTATGAACATCATGCCAGAAAATCCTTATGCCCATCAAGGATATGAAACTCACAATGTAATGCCTGGTTACGTGCAAGATAATatgttgaataaaaatatgcCAGATTCACAAGTACATATGAATGAAAACTATCAGAATGATCTTGCGcaaaatacaatatataatacaaatcCTAATTCAATTACCAATTTCGACTCGATGAAATCAGAAGTAAATTGTCATGGTATGCACCAGAGATCGAATTTACCGGAAACGAAGTTTGGAGTAGAAAATCAGAATTCTGGCAATATGTATCCTGGTTTGGAAAACAGGCCACAGGCTCCTGTGTACCCAGGTATGGAATCGCGAAATACCAATACTATGTATCATGGGGCAGAAAATCACCATGAATCAGTGTATCAAAATTATGATAATTCTACCAATACCTTCCCTAATTATGCAAATCGACCAATGCAAGAAACAGATTTCGAATCGAAAAAagaatgttttaaaaatactGCAACTCCTTTGAATCCATCggaaataaatgtaaaaaaagaaccagaagaaacgataaaaaaagaggaaggtaCTTGCACAACAAAGGAGGAGGTAGTaaatgaagagaaaaaagaaattgaaaaagttaAAACCCCATACAGTGTAGATGCTCCGATAGGTATGGAAGTAAGGCCACGACATTTTCgtttacatattttaaatgattctCATAAAACTATGACAGCAAGAGCCAGAGTAATCCAAGATTGGCAAGTAGGAGGCGGTGTTTTATTAATTGGATATGAATTGTATAGACAGTTATCTTTGAAAAAACCACACAAAGCAAAAAGAAAGCGCGGACAGCCTTTTAAGGACACCGTTGATGTCGAGGAAGAAGACAAAAATAAGGGACTATTAGATGAAATGCATTCAGCTCTGGTTAATCCAGGACCTGATTTAGTTATATGTGACGAAGGAcatagaataaaaaattctcaTGCTAGTATTAGTCTGGCCTTAAAACAAATGCGCACAAAACGCAGAATTGTGTTGACTGGTTATCCATTACAAAATAATCTCTTAGAATATTGGTGTATGGTTGATTTTGTGAGACCTAATTATCTAGGAACAAAAAATGAATTCTGTAACATGTTTGAAAGGCCAATTCAAAATGGGCAATGTATTGATTCAACACCACAAGATATAAGATTAATGAGATACCGTGCACATGTTTTGCATGCTTTGTTGGAGGGTTTTGTACAAAGAAGATCTCATTCTGTATTGCAGGTTTCTTTGCCGCGTAAGGAAGAATATATTCTTCTTGTTAGAATGACACCGCATCAACGCAAATTATATGATACATTTATGAATCAAGTAGTTAAAACACGTGCTGTACCTAATCCATTAAAAGCTTTTGCGGTATGTTGTAAAATCTGGAATCATCCtgatattttatatcattttctaCGGAAAAGGCAAGCTAATGAAGAGGATGATCTAGATCTAGAAGAAACAATCGGTGAAAAATCTACTCCCGGAGGTAAACGCTCGAAAGCTCGTCAGACGAAAGGAGAATctaagaaaggaaagaaaacgaatacaactataaaaaataaacCTGCTGCTAGCGTACAACCTAATGCCTCTTCGTCATCTAATGCTGACAATGCAGAGTCTGATAACTCGCATGCCACTTCAAAGCAGaacaattattctaattaCCCCATGTCGATGAATAATTCAGGATATTCGAATTCTGTACCGCAAAATTCATATTCTCATGGCTATCAAAATTATCGATCAAATGATCAAACCACCTATTACAGAAACGATAGTAATCAGGGAGAGTACAATGAATTTTACAATAATCAAGGTTCGCAGAGGTATGGAAATCAATCATTCCAAACGTATGCACAAACTCCTGGATACAGTACTTCACAAAACTATCCTAATCAATCACAAAATTACATGCCAAACAATGAGCAGTCTACCAATAATCATCCACAAAGGTACACAGCTACCCCTGCTAATTCAGACTTTCGGCCGGATCAGAGTCAAGGAAACAATTATGAAGTACCTGGAATGTTTTCACGTCAATCTTATACCTACCAAGATCATGGACGTAATTATGCACCAAATATGAATCAGGGTTCTAATAATTATCCTCAAGTTCAGAATCAATCTTCCTTTCAATCACAGTTGCCAAATCAATCTCCAAATATGCCATTATCGGATTATTCTTCGTATACACCAAATCAGACTCAAAATTACAATTCTGCAACAGGACAAACAAATCCAATGTATTCGCGAAATGAAACCCAGCCATTACAAAACTCTACCCTAGGATATGGTGCGAGTcaacaaaatcaaaattcaaCATCTCAAACTCCAACTACTGGGTACCTTTCGAATCAACCAGGACAGAATACAACATCTGGTCAAAATCGCGGTTTTGAGTCTAATCAGCAGAATCAAAATATTACCATACAAAATTCTTCTCATACTTACACTGGTTCACAGTCACAAAATATGCCATTGCCTAATCAGTCTCACAATTATCCACCACAAGTGAACTCTAATCCTTCGTCACAAACATCTCTTGCTTTTAATCAGCAATCTTCAAATTCGATACCACAAAATCAGTCTCATTCATATATGACTAATCCCACGAATCAAGCTTCGATTCCACAAAATCAAATGCGCGGATATTCTACACCAGCTCAGAATCAAATGAACATACCACAAAATTCATCTTCGTACCCTCCAAGTCAGTCAGCTTCAAATGCTCCTACTCAAACACATGGATATTCCCAAGACCAACAAGGGCCAGTTTCAAATGCACAGAATACTATTCATGGATACTCTCATCTTGTATCTCCATCAGCACCACAAAATCAATCTTCATACCCACCTACTGTACAGAACCAGACTGGAGCACCATCAGGTACAAACCATACATATAGCTCTAATCACCAAAATTCAGCATCAATGCCACAAGCTTCAGCGCATAGATATGGTACTTCTCAACAAGGACAGATGCCACAATCTCAAAATCAGCCACTTTCGTATTCTCAAAATCAACAAACATCAACCTCCACATTGAGTCAAAATGACCAACTGTATCCCAGGGCAGATAATCAACAACAAGCACAAAATTATACACCAACAGCAAATACTTCTCACGAATTTTCAACTGATCGTCAAAGTGGAAGTTCAAACACTAATTCGACAAATAATTATCCAGTAAATCAATCTCAATCACAGAACACTGTTTTATCAAGTTATCCATCAGACAGTACACATCAGAATCAAGTGGGTCAAATGAAAGGACCAGAAGATGCTTACTGGCAAAGAAACTATTCTCAGCCATTTCAAACTGATCAATGTAATGATCCATATTATCGAGATGTGAATCCAAATGTGAATCGTTATCAGAACAATTATTTTCCATCacaaaattatcaaaatcaaTCTTACGATTATAGTAACAATCATAATTCAGATGTTAATACACGTTCGGATGATACAAAACCTCCGCAATCTACCGTTCACATTCAAAACTCAGGACAACCTGAGAAAAATAGTAAAGAGATGACAACGAGCGTTGGTGTTCAAAGTCAACCAATACATCAAAGTAATCTGTCTACTAGTTCGGGTTATAGTTCTGAATCAAATTGTCAGACACCAGGATCTAGATCTGTGCAAAATATTAGCACAATACATAGTCCAAGATTGAATCAGAATGAtctaataaaagaagaagagaaagacaAAGACGATTTATTGGATaaagataaagaagaaaaatcggACGATGAAATTCTTACAAAGGATGAAGAAAAGGATTGTAAAAGTTCTCCAGGAGTGAAAGAAGATCCTGGAATTCCATATGATTGG gcAACAGAGCTAATGAAAGGCTATGTACCAGGATTAATTGATGCATCTGCAAAAATgacaattttcttttgtattttggAAGAAGCAATTAAGCTTGGCGATCGTGTTTTAGCATTTTCTCAATCATTGTTTACGTTGAATCTTATTGAAGATTTTTTAGCTAGAAATAGTTTGAAGCATCCAGATGGACAAACAGATGCGTGGAtcaaaaatgtaaattattatagaCTGGATGGAAGTACTAGCGCTCTAGAAAGAGAGAAGCTTATTAATGAATTTAACAATAATCCAAAGATTCATCTTTTTCTGGTTTCAACGCGTGCCGGTTCACTCGGCATTAATCTTGTTGGCGCGAATCGTGCTATTGTCTTTGATGCTTCCTGGAATCCTTGTCACGATACACAAGCTGTTTGTAGGGTGTATAGATATGGACAACAGAAACCTTGTTTTGTTTATCGTTTGGTTACCGATAATTGTTTAGAAAGGAAAATATATGATAGGCAAATTAGTAAACAAGGAATGGCTGATCGTGTTGTTGATCAGTGCAATCCAGATGCTCATCTCTCGTTGAAAGAAGCAACCACACTATCTTGGGATTGGGAAGAGGATAGTCAAGTACAAGATTTTTCTCAATCTAAGGATAGTTATACCGATGAAGTCATGCATCGTGTATTGGAACGACACTCTTCGTTACTTACCAAGCAGCCATTTCATCATGAAAGTCTTCTTGTTGATAGAAAAGATAAGAAGCTTAGTCAAGCTGAAAAACGTTTGGCTCGGCGTGGTTACGAGCTTGAAAAAATGGCTGCTAATTGTTCTAGGCCTAGTTATAACTATGTGCCCGGCAACACTGCAACTCGGG CAGGTGGACTACAAATCAGAGCAATTAGAGGCGGCGATAGCAGTACCACTTCTAAACCAGTAGCTTCGGTTAGACCGATGCAACAACGCGGGGCTGAAGGTTTAGGTTCACGTGGCGTAACGGGTAGTAGATGGATACCAGCAGAAGTATGGCAGAGACAAGGAATGAGTGCACAAGAAATGACGTTACCTTTGGATGTTGTTATTCCTACTAATTCACCTGATAAAGGAAGTATCGTATTGAAAGCAGGTCAGCGGGTAATGGTACTGAAAAGTCCAAAGGGTATTTATATGCAATTAGAATCTGGTAAAATTATTGCTATTCGAACGGCTCTCAAATTAAATCAACAGAAACGGGACGAAGAGCCGAAAAAAG gtGTATCGTCAATGGTCCAGAGGAATTCTAAACCCGAAGTTGGGTTTCCACTAAGAAATAATTCAGCCATTTCTATAATACCGAAATCATCTTCGAGTAATCCAACGAATGCTCGTTCAGTCAATAAACCAGGAGGTGGTCCTAATTACAGACCATTTGCTGATAAAGAAGCTTCAAAAAGACCAAAACCAGTGGCTACCGCGACTGCCAAACCTTATTTGAGTCAAGTTAATTTAACCAACCAGGTCTCCTTGTCGAGGTTACCAAAAGTAAAACAGGAACCAGTAGATCATTCAGCACTTGGAGAAAATTCCAATTCTTCGGATGGTCAGGTTAGAACCGAACAAAGGGTAGAAGAAGTTAGATTAGAGGACGTGGTTGCGGAAGTGAGTTCCAACACAGACTATAGCCCTTCGAGTCATAACCGCATGACCAATTCAGATACTGACAGCTCTTTACAAAAGTCATCCGAGGAAAATAGCCAAGTGTACTCTTCGGATTCTGTAACTGCGCAAGGAGTTCAAACACAACACGATCAAACAGAAACGGAATTAACATCAAAGATTGATAAACAATGTTCTCCTTCTATTGAAAAGGAAGTCACGAAAACATCTGATACATTAGCAAATTATGGACATGCTTTTCAAACTCAGCAAGAGAAAAGAGATACGCCTAAcgatgaaattataattgaagATCCACCGCAAGTACCGCCTCAAATGCAGTCGCAACTATCATCACAGTTACCATCGCAAGTACCATCGCAAATACCATCGCAAATACCGCCACAGGTACCACCACAAGTATCACCGCAAATACCATCGCAGGTACCATCACAAGTACTACCGCAGGCACCATCGCAACTGCCATCGCAAATATCGCAGCAGGTACCTCCTCAGATATCATCGCAAGTACAACCACAAATACCATCACAGATGCCACCTCAGTTATCATCGCAAGGACCACCACAAATTCCATCACAAGTCTTAACGCAATCGACACCATCGACTCCATTATCATCGTTGTTATCACAGCAGCCTTCACCGTCAAGTATGCAAGTACCACCAACGCCTACGTTACGGGGCACGGAAGTTCCTAAAGGTATAACAGACTCAACTATTGGCTCTTCTGCTCCATCTGTCTGTACTGGAACTAATACTATCACATCTCCAAAAACAGTAGAACCAAGTATGCGCGAAACGTCTATACAAAGTGAACCTCCTAACATGCCGCAAGGTTACCCGTATGCCCAATATCCTCGGTATTACGATTATAGTGATCCTCGATCACGATCGTTGTCTACTCCTTATGGAACATATTTCCCCGGTGTTCCACCTCATTCAACAAACTCAAGATTACCAATTGACACAGCTAAACCACAACCAGATTTAGGAAAGCCTATAGAAGAGAGGACAATGATGAATGTGCCTCCTGCATATTCACAAGTACCTAATACTACTGCCAAAACATTAGCGAACACAACAGAAACGAAAAGTACAGAGACGATTGCAACTACAACAGTTGCAAGTGCTCCTAGTAGAGAAGATACGCATATACCTACGGCGTTTAGTCATCCCACGAGTAGTCGTTATCCTGGACCGTATCCTCCAGGACCGTATGATCCATACACACAGCATTATCCTCCAACGCCTGCTTCTTCAGCAGCTTATCCTCCAGGTG TTTGTGATACAGGTGCTCCTGGATATCCAACATACGGCGGGCCGAGTTACAATACAGATTACGCTCGCATGTATACGGCATTTCATGGTCCTCCTCCACCAACAGATCCTTATATCCATAGAGGTTATGCACCTCCATCTTCACACCCACCTAATTATTATCCTCCATTCCCACATCCACCACCGCCTTATCcgaattattcatttttatcaccATATCCAAATCCTAACATGCCTAGCGAGCCACAACCACCTGCTCAGTAG